Proteins encoded together in one Desulfovibrio sp. UCD-KL4C window:
- a CDS encoding Lrp/AsnC family transcriptional regulator, translating to MSKKKIDETDRRILTILQNSGRISNADIARKVGMAPSAVLERVRKLESKGILVGYEAIVSPKAVGRSLTAFIYVNASEGVGATDTGAELARVPGVLEVHYCAGRDSYLIKVRCEDTDGLAIMLGSIGRIDTVRDTNSTIVLNTIKESRSIPLGEDIDEDF from the coding sequence ATGAGTAAGAAAAAAATCGACGAAACTGACAGAAGAATTCTGACAATACTTCAGAATAGCGGAAGAATTTCGAATGCCGATATCGCAAGAAAAGTCGGAATGGCTCCTTCTGCTGTGCTTGAGAGAGTGCGTAAGCTGGAAAGCAAGGGCATACTTGTCGGATATGAGGCTATTGTGTCCCCTAAGGCTGTAGGGCGATCTTTGACAGCATTTATTTACGTTAATGCAAGTGAAGGGGTTGGAGCTACAGATACTGGCGCAGAATTAGCTAGGGTGCCCGGGGTATTGGAAGTGCATTATTGTGCAGGGCGGGATAGCTATTTGATTAAGGTAAGGTGCGAAGATACTGACGGCCTTGCGATTATGCTCGGCAGTATTGGTCGTATTGATACCGTAAGAGATACAAATTCCACTATCGTTTTAAATACGATTAAGGAATCCAGATCTATTCCCCTTGGTGAAGACATTGATGAAGATTTTTAG